The proteins below are encoded in one region of Nitrosomonas ureae:
- a CDS encoding ADP-ribosylglycohydrolase family protein has protein sequence MNDSFPGFGKSFNNANKQEDQYMPGSFNQDSAARDRAAGAIIGAFVGDALGLGPHWYYDLTALRRDYGDWITNYTDPKPGRYHCDLKAGQLSQGGIILRLMLHSLIEHGGYDEADFCRRMDEEIFPLLNGLPVNGPGGYTQQSIRDTWRKRVQQNLPWGVETGGPADTTEGIGRTLALAVRYAFQPREMADAIASNTRLTQRDETVVALTVAYGAVLGLLVQGNKLDGHLSGKLMRLARARKLPFHTMAHTDLQPPQKDRPLESGFFISPDALLTPSYVADAAMDPDVRIEPAWKVSSVYGMTCAVYHQLPAAYHLAARFSNDFETAVLHAVNGGGENQARAVLTGALVGAQTGLSGIPRRFLEGLDETGILQRLALEVASKVGVSVATDEVKNQEY, from the coding sequence ATGAATGATTCGTTCCCAGGTTTCGGAAAATCATTCAACAACGCTAACAAACAGGAGGATCAGTATATGCCAGGCTCTTTTAATCAAGACTCTGCCGCTCGGGATCGCGCAGCGGGTGCCATTATAGGCGCCTTCGTTGGAGATGCGTTAGGTCTCGGCCCTCATTGGTATTATGACCTGACGGCGCTCCGTCGGGACTACGGCGATTGGATCACGAACTATACCGACCCCAAGCCCGGCCGCTACCATTGTGATCTCAAAGCGGGGCAACTTTCCCAGGGGGGCATTATTCTCCGCCTGATGCTGCACTCCCTCATCGAGCACGGCGGCTATGATGAAGCGGATTTCTGTCGGCGCATGGATGAGGAAATATTCCCGTTGCTCAATGGTCTGCCTGTCAACGGACCGGGCGGATACACTCAGCAGTCGATTCGCGACACTTGGCGCAAACGTGTCCAGCAGAATCTGCCTTGGGGAGTAGAAACGGGGGGGCCTGCGGACACCACCGAAGGAATAGGAAGAACGCTCGCCTTGGCAGTGCGCTATGCCTTTCAACCGCGGGAAATGGCCGACGCCATCGCTAGCAACACTCGCCTTACCCAGAGGGACGAGACTGTTGTTGCTCTTACAGTCGCATACGGGGCGGTACTCGGACTTCTGGTACAGGGGAACAAGCTCGACGGCCATCTTTCCGGCAAGCTCATGCGGCTGGCAAGAGCGAGAAAACTGCCCTTCCATACGATGGCGCATACCGACTTGCAGCCGCCGCAGAAGGATCGCCCATTGGAAAGTGGTTTTTTTATCTCACCAGACGCCCTGCTCACCCCCTCCTATGTCGCAGATGCCGCTATGGATCCCGATGTCCGCATAGAGCCTGCCTGGAAAGTTTCCTCCGTTTATGGCATGACGTGCGCTGTATATCACCAACTTCCCGCCGCCTATCATCTTGCAGCCCGCTTTTCGAACGATTTCGAAACGGCGGTACTCCACGCTGTAAATGGCGGCGGTGAAAATCAGGCGCGCGCTGTTCTGACCGGAGCGCTCGTCGGAGCTCAGACCGGGTTATCGGGTATACCCAGGCGCTTCCTGGAAGGCCTCGATGAAACCGGCATACTGCAGCGCCTTGCGTTGGAGGTGGCCTCAAAAGTGGGAGTTTCAGTTGCGACCGATGAAGTAAAAAATCAGGAATATTGA
- a CDS encoding thiamine pyrophosphate-dependent enzyme yields MGRTVAEQLVEMLKAAGIRRIYGVTGDSLNFFNDALRRDGNIDWIHVRHEEVGAYAAMAESVLGGIGCCAGSSGPGHVHLINGLYDAHRWGAPVLALASTITSEDYGTESFQSTDLLMFDGCSYYNEVATTPQQLPRMLQQALQHAWNRKGVGVCAFPGDLMTCNADDDALCADLYRPQPVITPSDPEIQLLAELINGSEDIGIYAGVGCADARSEVIELARLLKAPMAYTLKAKMMLEYDNPYAVGLTGLLGNKAGARAITGGKLLLMLGSDFPWKEFLDSSVNIVQIDNKPERLGRRVALHMGLCGDIGPTLLKLLPLINPKTDAGFLNACQADYAEVEEDLRVHAADSGEENLIKPEFVAAMIDRLADVDAIFTADTGMSTVWSARYLHGTGKRTLMGSFSHGSMANAMPQSIGAALHSPERQVIAFCGDGGISMLMGDLMTIAQYKLPIKLIVFNNRSLGMVELEMQVAGLPDWQTKMINPDFARVAEACGIRGYSVTNPDELENILQEALLHNGPALVNVFTNPHVPTLPPHTSVGVMSRYIQSQAKLALGGRMDEVWDAFRTNIKYIRDL; encoded by the coding sequence ATGGGTCGTACCGTTGCCGAACAATTGGTCGAAATGCTCAAAGCTGCCGGTATCCGTCGCATTTATGGCGTTACTGGCGATAGTCTGAATTTCTTCAACGATGCTTTGCGACGGGATGGCAATATTGACTGGATTCACGTTCGCCATGAGGAAGTTGGCGCCTATGCAGCGATGGCTGAAAGCGTGCTGGGTGGGATTGGTTGCTGTGCTGGCAGTTCCGGGCCGGGGCATGTCCACCTCATTAATGGTCTTTACGATGCTCATCGTTGGGGTGCACCCGTGTTGGCTCTCGCCTCGACCATTACTTCCGAGGATTACGGAACTGAAAGCTTTCAATCCACCGACTTGCTCATGTTCGATGGATGCAGTTATTACAATGAGGTGGCGACGACGCCGCAGCAATTGCCGCGAATGTTGCAACAAGCGCTTCAGCATGCATGGAATCGTAAGGGTGTAGGCGTGTGTGCTTTTCCTGGGGATTTGATGACATGCAACGCCGATGATGATGCACTGTGTGCCGATTTGTACCGGCCACAGCCGGTTATAACCCCTTCCGACCCTGAGATTCAGCTATTGGCGGAATTGATTAATGGTTCTGAGGACATCGGCATTTATGCCGGTGTTGGCTGTGCTGATGCTCGTTCAGAGGTGATTGAGTTGGCTCGTCTTCTCAAAGCTCCAATGGCTTATACGCTTAAAGCCAAAATGATGTTGGAATACGACAATCCTTACGCTGTCGGACTGACAGGTTTACTGGGCAACAAGGCCGGCGCTCGCGCCATCACCGGGGGCAAGCTGCTGCTCATGCTCGGCAGCGATTTTCCTTGGAAGGAATTTCTCGATAGCTCGGTTAACATTGTACAAATCGACAACAAGCCGGAACGGCTGGGGCGGCGTGTTGCATTACACATGGGCCTGTGCGGTGATATCGGCCCCACGTTATTAAAGTTGTTGCCATTAATTAATCCCAAGACCGACGCTGGTTTTTTAAATGCCTGTCAGGCGGATTATGCCGAAGTGGAGGAAGATCTCCGCGTGCATGCTGCTGATTCCGGAGAGGAAAACTTGATTAAGCCTGAGTTTGTTGCCGCGATGATTGATCGGCTAGCCGATGTCGATGCCATTTTCACTGCAGATACGGGTATGAGTACAGTATGGTCGGCACGTTATCTGCACGGTACCGGAAAGCGCACATTGATGGGTAGTTTTTCTCACGGATCGATGGCCAATGCGATGCCGCAATCAATCGGCGCCGCATTACACTCGCCCGAACGCCAAGTCATCGCATTTTGTGGAGATGGAGGTATTTCGATGCTCATGGGAGATCTGATGACTATTGCCCAATATAAACTGCCGATAAAACTGATTGTTTTCAATAATCGCAGTCTGGGTATGGTCGAACTGGAAATGCAGGTTGCCGGTTTGCCCGACTGGCAGACTAAAATGATCAATCCGGATTTTGCGCGGGTGGCGGAAGCTTGCGGTATACGAGGCTATTCGGTCACTAATCCTGATGAGCTCGAAAATATTCTTCAAGAAGCTCTGCTGCATAACGGTCCAGCGCTGGTGAATGTGTTCACTAATCCACATGTGCCGACTTTGCCACCGCACACTTCGGTCGGTGTAATGTCCCGTTATATACAGTCTCAAGCCAAGCTGGCGCTGGGGGGGCGGATGGACGAAGTCTGGGATGCATTCAGGACAAATATAAAATATATCAGAGACCTGTGA
- a CDS encoding type III PLP-dependent enzyme has product MSDTAITVYDYFDESTWKRIKAFSDTHETPFLVVDLATIDRQYDEMSRHFPYARTYYAVKANPAPQVLTLLRDKGACFDIASTYELDKVLALGVTPDRISFGNTIKKAKDIRTFYQKGVRMFATDSEADLRNIAKAAPGARVYTRILTEGTLTADWPLSRKFGCESDMAMDLLILARDLGLDPYGVSFHVGSQQREIGAWDAALGKVKVIFNRLWEEDRIKLKMINMGGGFPANYLQRTNELSIYAEEIARFLHEDFLDDMPEIIIEPGRSMISNAGVLVSEVVLISRKSRTALHRWIYTDVGKFTGLIETLDESIKYPIYTEKNGEFENAIIAGPTCDSADIMYENYKYGLPLNLATGDRLYWLSTGAYTTTYSSVEFNGFPPLKDYYI; this is encoded by the coding sequence ATGTCCGACACAGCGATTACAGTTTACGATTATTTCGATGAATCCACCTGGAAGCGAATTAAAGCCTTCTCCGACACGCACGAAACACCATTCCTGGTTGTTGATCTCGCGACGATTGATCGCCAATACGATGAAATGTCGCGGCATTTTCCGTACGCGCGCACCTATTACGCGGTCAAAGCCAATCCGGCACCGCAAGTCCTGACACTGCTCAGAGATAAAGGCGCATGCTTTGATATCGCATCGACTTACGAATTGGATAAGGTGCTCGCACTTGGCGTGACACCCGATCGAATCAGCTTCGGCAATACGATCAAGAAAGCCAAGGACATCCGCACCTTCTATCAGAAGGGAGTACGCATGTTCGCGACCGATTCCGAGGCAGATCTGCGCAACATTGCGAAAGCCGCGCCCGGTGCGCGCGTCTACACCCGCATCCTGACAGAAGGTACATTGACCGCTGATTGGCCGCTGTCGCGCAAATTCGGCTGCGAGAGTGACATGGCTATGGATTTGTTGATCCTGGCGCGCGATCTCGGCCTCGACCCCTATGGCGTATCGTTCCATGTCGGATCACAACAGCGTGAAATCGGCGCTTGGGATGCGGCGCTCGGTAAGGTAAAAGTAATCTTCAATCGCTTGTGGGAAGAAGATCGCATTAAGTTGAAGATGATCAACATGGGCGGCGGCTTTCCAGCCAACTATTTGCAACGCACGAACGAACTCTCGATCTACGCTGAGGAGATTGCGCGATTCCTGCACGAAGATTTCCTGGATGACATGCCCGAGATTATCATTGAACCGGGTCGTTCAATGATTTCCAATGCTGGCGTGCTGGTCAGCGAAGTCGTGCTGATCTCGCGTAAATCGCGCACAGCACTGCATCGATGGATATACACCGATGTCGGGAAGTTTACCGGGTTGATCGAGACACTTGACGAATCAATCAAGTATCCGATCTACACCGAGAAGAACGGCGAATTTGAGAACGCGATCATCGCCGGACCGACATGCGACAGCGCAGATATCATGTATGAAAACTATAAATACGGCTTACCGTTGAATCTCGCAACTGGGGATCGATTATATTGGCTGTCAACTGGCGCCTACACAACGACATACAGCTCAGTGGAGTTCAACGGGTTTCCGCCATTAAAGGATTACTACATTTAA
- a CDS encoding type I restriction endonuclease subunit R yields MGKTNEITFQNDMLRHLIGSGWLLGKAENYHRELALYPEDLLGFVKETQDEQWQKFCALYPSNPEQKFLERVANQLNKSDPNAADKAMRTFGTLGVLRHELRDRGTRFSLCQFKPEHELNPDTLAKYQKNRCRVVPELVYSSWATGEHLTQTGAKAKAWRIDLVLFVNGLPVVTLELKSEFKQAVFNAIQQYKTTRFATDPVTKKPEPLLTFKRGALVHFAVSQYEVYMATRLEGEDTFFLPFNKGTAEGGSGNDVPKDVNRYATDYLWNEVLLPDNLLTILARYVHLQIEEKEDWEGRKTKKETLIFPRYHQWNVVNKLMNAARIEGSGHKYLIQHSAGSGKSNSIAWVAHQLSSLYNPQGSKLFNSVIVVTDRTVLDDQLQDTINQFEHVDGVVGRINRQEGDGSKSEKLAAALENSQPIIIVTIQTFPYVLRAIENSVSLKTRCYAVIADEAHSSQTGSTARQLKEVLMIDAKADGEEELSSEDILDAAVASRRASNNLSYFAFTATPKTKTLELFGRLPNPNEPPSRTNKPQAYHVYSMRQAIEEGFILDVLKNYTNYKVAYNLAQKIRSTDQEVESRKAKVKLNQWVRLHEYNIAQKVQVIVEHFRANVQGLLGGQAKAMVVTSSRKEAVRYKLGFDKYIAQQGYPKIHAMVAFSGEVEFSEKDPNATALLGEKFTESNMNPNLKGRDMRKAFDTDDYQVMIVANKFQTGFDQPKLCAMYVDKKLGGVECVQTLSRLNRTYPGKAETGTFILDFFNEPQDILDAFQPYYQIAELVDVSDPDLIFDLFDKLRAAGIFTWNEVEQFCDAFFVKNKSNAAIANICKPAVERWQKRYQSAVEAYRLAKEMFERTKKTRDTVLIANAENSFKECKKEKDALDIFKKDLGTFVRFYEFMSQIVDYDDKLLEKLSLYARHLRPMLRETLMEEDSIDLSGVLLSHYRLSKIRQQDLKLQQDTGEYQLKPGEGLGTASAKDKQEEFLSHIISRLNELFITDHLTEKDLVNYAYTIRDKVSENALVMKQIANNSPEQAMLGDFIKAVDDAVMDSSEAHQNQMMQLLSDPVKAAGFAKVVFDLLKLAK; encoded by the coding sequence ATGGGAAAGACGAATGAAATAACGTTCCAAAATGACATGCTCAGGCACCTGATCGGCAGTGGTTGGCTGTTGGGCAAGGCAGAAAACTATCACCGCGAACTGGCTTTATACCCGGAAGACTTGTTGGGTTTTGTCAAGGAAACGCAGGATGAGCAATGGCAGAAATTCTGTGCATTGTATCCGTCCAACCCGGAACAAAAATTTCTGGAGCGCGTGGCCAATCAGCTGAATAAGTCCGATCCCAACGCCGCCGACAAGGCGATGCGCACTTTCGGCACGCTCGGCGTGTTGCGCCATGAATTGCGTGACCGCGGCACGCGGTTCAGTTTGTGCCAATTCAAACCGGAACATGAATTAAACCCGGATACGCTCGCGAAATACCAAAAGAACCGTTGTCGCGTGGTGCCGGAGCTGGTGTATTCGTCGTGGGCAACGGGTGAGCATCTCACTCAGACGGGAGCGAAAGCCAAGGCGTGGCGCATCGATTTGGTGCTGTTTGTGAATGGTTTGCCGGTAGTGACACTGGAACTGAAATCGGAATTCAAGCAGGCGGTGTTCAACGCCATCCAGCAATACAAAACCACCCGCTTTGCGACCGATCCCGTCACCAAAAAGCCCGAGCCGTTGTTGACCTTCAAGCGCGGTGCGCTGGTGCATTTTGCCGTGAGCCAATACGAAGTGTATATGGCCACGCGGCTGGAAGGCGAAGACACCTTCTTCCTGCCGTTTAATAAAGGCACGGCGGAAGGCGGTTCAGGTAACGATGTGCCCAAGGATGTGAACCGGTACGCCACCGATTATTTATGGAATGAAGTTTTATTGCCGGATAATCTGCTGACGATTCTCGCGCGCTATGTGCATTTGCAGATTGAAGAAAAGGAAGATTGGGAAGGGCGCAAAACCAAAAAAGAAACCCTGATCTTTCCGCGCTATCACCAATGGAATGTGGTCAATAAGCTGATGAATGCAGCGCGGATTGAGGGCTCCGGCCATAAATACTTGATCCAGCACAGCGCCGGTTCGGGGAAATCCAATTCGATAGCCTGGGTGGCGCATCAGTTATCGTCACTCTACAACCCGCAGGGCAGCAAGTTGTTTAATTCCGTGATTGTGGTGACCGATCGGACGGTGTTGGATGATCAGTTGCAGGATACGATCAATCAGTTTGAGCATGTGGATGGTGTGGTTGGGCGCATCAATCGTCAGGAAGGCGACGGTTCCAAATCGGAGAAGCTGGCTGCCGCGCTGGAAAATTCGCAGCCGATCATTATTGTGACCATTCAAACTTTTCCGTATGTGTTGCGCGCGATTGAGAACAGCGTCAGTTTGAAAACACGCTGCTATGCGGTTATTGCCGATGAAGCGCATTCGTCACAAACCGGCTCGACCGCGCGCCAATTGAAAGAAGTCTTGATGATCGATGCGAAAGCAGACGGGGAAGAAGAACTCAGCAGCGAAGATATTCTGGACGCCGCCGTAGCCTCGCGCCGCGCTTCCAATAATCTGAGTTATTTTGCGTTTACGGCCACGCCCAAAACCAAAACGCTGGAATTGTTCGGCCGCTTGCCGAATCCGAATGAACCGCCATCCAGAACCAATAAGCCGCAAGCCTATCATGTGTACAGCATGCGTCAGGCGATTGAGGAAGGTTTCATTCTGGACGTGTTGAAAAATTACACCAACTACAAGGTGGCTTATAACCTGGCGCAGAAAATCCGGAGCACAGATCAGGAAGTCGAAAGCAGGAAAGCCAAGGTTAAGCTCAACCAGTGGGTGCGCCTGCATGAATACAACATCGCGCAGAAGGTGCAAGTCATCGTCGAGCATTTCCGTGCCAATGTGCAGGGGCTGTTAGGCGGACAGGCAAAAGCGATGGTTGTCACCAGTTCGCGCAAGGAAGCGGTACGCTACAAACTGGGTTTTGATAAATATATTGCGCAACAGGGTTATCCAAAGATTCATGCCATGGTGGCCTTCTCCGGCGAAGTGGAATTTAGCGAGAAAGATCCGAACGCGACCGCGTTGCTCGGTGAGAAATTTACCGAAAGCAACATGAACCCCAATCTGAAAGGCCGCGACATGCGCAAAGCCTTTGATACCGATGACTATCAGGTGATGATCGTCGCCAACAAATTCCAGACCGGTTTTGATCAACCCAAACTCTGCGCCATGTATGTGGATAAGAAACTTGGCGGTGTGGAATGTGTGCAAACGCTGTCGCGCTTGAATCGCACCTATCCCGGCAAAGCAGAAACCGGCACTTTTATTCTGGATTTCTTCAATGAACCACAGGATATTCTCGACGCCTTTCAGCCCTATTACCAGATTGCTGAACTGGTCGATGTTTCCGACCCGGACTTGATTTTTGATCTGTTTGATAAACTTCGGGCTGCCGGTATTTTTACATGGAATGAAGTGGAGCAGTTCTGCGATGCTTTTTTCGTCAAAAACAAAAGCAATGCCGCCATTGCCAATATCTGCAAGCCCGCCGTAGAACGCTGGCAAAAACGTTATCAATCCGCGGTGGAAGCCTACCGATTGGCGAAGGAAATGTTTGAGCGTACCAAGAAAACCCGTGATACGGTGCTAATCGCCAATGCGGAAAACAGCTTTAAAGAGTGCAAAAAAGAGAAGGACGCGCTCGATATCTTTAAAAAAGATTTGGGTACATTTGTGCGGTTCTATGAATTCATGTCGCAGATCGTCGATTACGACGACAAATTATTGGAAAAACTCAGCCTGTATGCGCGGCATTTACGCCCGATGCTGCGCGAAACGTTGATGGAAGAAGATAGCATCGATTTAAGCGGCGTATTGCTCAGTCATTACCGCCTGTCCAAAATTCGCCAGCAGGATTTGAAGTTACAACAAGATACTGGCGAATATCAACTTAAACCCGGTGAGGGACTAGGCACGGCAAGCGCTAAAGATAAACAGGAAGAATTTCTGTCGCACATCATCAGCCGTTTGAATGAGCTTTTTATTACCGACCATCTGACCGAGAAAGACCTGGTGAATTACGCCTATACCATCCGCGATAAAGTCAGTGAGAATGCCCTGGTCATGAAGCAAATCGCCAATAATTCACCGGAACAGGCGATGCTGGGGGATTTTATCAAAGCCGTTGATGACGCCGTTATGGATAGCAGCGAGGCGCATCAGAATCAGATGATGCAATTATTATCCGATCCCGTCAAAGCGGCGGGTTTTGCCAAGGTGGTGTTTGATTTGTTGAAGCTGGCGAAGTGA
- a CDS encoding ATP-binding protein, whose translation MTITPEQIDVWRTARSEAQNLEFKEAKTQFDNTKLNKYCVALANEGGGFLVLGISNKPPRRVVGSAAFNDPVAMAAKLFKAVGFRVEIEEVQHPDGRVVVFHIPSRPKGTAYHFEGSYLMRSGEELVPMSEDQLRKIFAEGQPSWLDEIAKKDLSGQDVIQLLDTQTFFDLLNLPYPTDQLGVLQRLESEKLIYSVNGNYGILNIGAVLLAKNLRNFEGVQRKAARVVVYEKDSKSQTESDITGEKGYAVGFKGLVQYVMGKLPQNEVIENAIRKAVKLVPEVVIRELLANALIHQDYEFIGMSPVVEIYSDRVEISNPGKPIVPVERFIDGYQSRNERLADLMRRFGICEEKSSGIDRVIETAEILQLPAPNFLVEHQRTVVVIFGPREFRAMDRSDRVRACYQHCVLQWVLRKKMTNQSLRDRFGLSERSGNTISQIISEAVQQELVKNDPSAPDSRKYARYIPAWA comes from the coding sequence ATGACGATTACTCCTGAACAAATTGATGTCTGGCGTACGGCTCGTTCAGAAGCTCAGAATCTGGAGTTTAAAGAAGCCAAAACGCAATTTGATAATACGAAGCTTAATAAGTACTGCGTTGCCTTGGCTAATGAAGGTGGTGGTTTTCTCGTTCTTGGGATTTCAAATAAGCCACCTCGAAGAGTAGTTGGTTCAGCTGCATTTAATGATCCCGTCGCTATGGCGGCTAAACTATTTAAGGCCGTTGGTTTTCGCGTTGAAATTGAAGAAGTCCAACACCCGGATGGGAGGGTTGTTGTTTTTCATATACCTTCAAGACCTAAAGGAACAGCTTATCATTTCGAAGGTTCCTATCTTATGCGTTCGGGCGAAGAGCTCGTGCCAATGAGCGAAGATCAATTGCGGAAAATTTTTGCGGAAGGCCAGCCTAGTTGGCTTGACGAAATCGCTAAAAAAGATTTGAGCGGCCAAGACGTTATTCAATTGCTGGATACGCAAACTTTTTTTGATTTGTTAAATCTTCCATATCCCACTGACCAACTTGGTGTGCTTCAGCGACTTGAGTCGGAAAAGCTTATCTATTCAGTCAATGGTAATTATGGGATTTTAAATATTGGTGCAGTGTTGCTCGCAAAAAATTTACGGAATTTTGAAGGTGTACAGCGCAAAGCAGCCCGAGTTGTTGTTTATGAGAAAGACTCTAAATCACAGACAGAATCTGATATTACTGGCGAAAAAGGTTATGCAGTTGGGTTTAAGGGGCTTGTGCAATATGTGATGGGTAAGCTACCTCAGAACGAAGTGATTGAGAATGCTATCCGCAAAGCCGTCAAGCTTGTACCTGAAGTAGTTATTCGAGAGCTTCTCGCTAATGCGTTAATTCATCAGGATTATGAATTTATAGGCATGTCGCCCGTTGTTGAAATTTATTCCGATCGCGTTGAGATTTCAAACCCTGGAAAACCAATTGTTCCCGTTGAACGATTTATTGATGGTTATCAGTCGCGGAACGAGCGACTGGCTGATTTAATGCGTCGATTTGGAATTTGTGAGGAAAAGAGTAGCGGTATTGATCGAGTTATCGAGACAGCAGAAATTCTGCAATTACCAGCGCCGAACTTTTTAGTGGAACATCAAAGAACTGTTGTTGTTATATTTGGCCCTCGTGAATTTCGCGCAATGGATCGCAGTGACCGGGTTCGTGCTTGCTATCAACATTGTGTGTTGCAATGGGTGCTGAGAAAGAAAATGACGAACCAATCGCTAAGAGATCGGTTTGGTTTATCCGAGCGCAGTGGCAATACCATTTCACAGATTATTTCTGAAGCCGTTCAACAAGAATTGGTTAAGAATGACCCAAGTGCACCAGATTCCAGAAAATACGCAAGGTATATACCGGCCTGGGCTTAG
- the hepT gene encoding type VII toxin-antitoxin system HepT family RNase toxin yields the protein MSAVKWFDRNVPHVRRVEQSILSKWEKDYQGTNFGQALPRHQHKMLRILDEYSREEGKSWTERDFLAIQRALQIYIESFIGMARYFAQQKYDLSVSQSREAIDELKSRGDLSPQQHEELLKMIGFRNVLVHDYLEINDNIVQAVVTKKDYAIMERLIVQWQQALSTLGKDAKQP from the coding sequence ATGTCGGCGGTGAAATGGTTTGATCGCAACGTGCCGCATGTCAGGCGGGTTGAGCAGAGTATTTTGTCGAAATGGGAAAAAGATTATCAAGGTACGAATTTTGGGCAGGCATTGCCTCGGCATCAACACAAAATGTTGCGCATTTTGGATGAATACAGTCGCGAAGAGGGTAAATCCTGGACCGAACGCGATTTTCTAGCGATACAACGCGCCTTGCAGATTTATATCGAATCGTTCATTGGCATGGCGCGGTATTTTGCCCAGCAAAAATATGATTTGTCCGTGAGTCAATCCCGCGAAGCGATCGACGAATTAAAAAGCCGTGGCGATTTGAGTCCTCAGCAACACGAGGAATTGCTGAAAATGATCGGCTTTCGCAATGTGCTGGTTCATGATTACTTGGAGATTAATGACAACATTGTGCAAGCCGTGGTCACTAAAAAGGATTACGCCATCATGGAGCGGTTGATTGTGCAATGGCAGCAAGCCTTAAGCACGCTGGGCAAGGACGCAAAACAGCCGTGA
- a CDS encoding nucleotidyltransferase domain-containing protein — translation MANDNNTLAENITCVIHAHAQVDAIYLYGSRAKQTAQAHSDWDIAVVFSHFEPDVNARLLRPQMLEAVLERELKLYNLISVIDLEAAPVLLQYSIVNVGGEMV, via the coding sequence ATGGCTAACGATAACAACACCCTGGCTGAAAACATCACCTGCGTGATTCATGCGCATGCGCAAGTGGACGCCATTTATCTGTATGGTTCACGTGCGAAACAAACGGCACAGGCACACAGTGATTGGGATATCGCCGTGGTGTTCAGTCATTTTGAGCCGGATGTGAATGCGCGTTTACTGCGTCCACAAATGTTGGAAGCCGTGCTGGAGCGTGAATTAAAACTTTATAATCTGATAAGCGTGATTGATCTGGAAGCTGCGCCGGTTCTTTTGCAATACAGCATTGTGAATGTCGGCGGTGAAATGGTTTGA